From the Gorilla gorilla gorilla isolate KB3781 chromosome 22, NHGRI_mGorGor1-v2.1_pri, whole genome shotgun sequence genome, one window contains:
- the ADAMTS1 gene encoding A disintegrin and metalloproteinase with thrombospondin motifs 1, producing MQRAVPEGFGRRKLGSDMGNAERAPGSRSFGPVPTLLLLAAALLAVSDALGRPSEEDEELVVPELERAPGQGTTRLRLHAFDQQLDLELRPDSSFLAPGFTLQNVGRKSGSETPLPEPDLAHCFYSGTVNGDPSSAAALSLCEGVRGAFYLLGEAYFIQPLPAASERLATAAPGEKPPAPLQFHLLRRNRQGDVGGTCGVVDDEPRPTGKAETEDEDEGTEGEDEGAQWSPQDPALQGVGQPTGTGSIRKKRFVSSHRYVETMLVADQSMAEFHGSGLKHYLLTLFSVAARLYKHPSIRNSVSLVVVKILVIHDEQKGPEVTSNAALTLRNFCNWQKQHNPPSDRDAEHYDTAVLFTRQDLCGSQTCDTLGMADVGTVCDPSRSCSVIEDDGLQAAFTTAHELGHVFNMPHDDAKQCASLNGVNQDSHMMASMLSNLDHSQPWSPCSAYMITSFLDNGHGECLMDKPQNPIQLPGDLPGTSYDANRQCQFTFGEDSKHCPDAASTCSTLWCTGTSGGVLVCQTKHFPWADGTSCGEGKWCINGKCVNKTDRKHFDTPFHGSWGMWGPWGDCSRTCGGGVQYTMRECDNPVPKNGGKYCEGKRVRYRSCNLEDCPDNNGKTFREEQCEAHNEFSKASFGSGPAVEWIPKYAGVSPKDRCKLICQAKGIGYFFVLQPKVVDGTPCSPDSTSVCVQGQCVKAGCDRIIDSKKKFDKCGVCGGNGSTCKKISGSVTSAKPGYHDIITIPTGATNIEVKQRNQRGSRNNGSFLAIKAADGTYILNGDYTLSTLEQDIMYKGVVLRYSGSSAALERIRSFSPLKEPLTIQVLTVGNALRPKIKYTYFVKKKKESFNAIPTFSAWVIEEWGECSKSCELGWQRRLVECRDINGQPASECAKEVKPASTRPCADHPCPQWQLGEWSSCSKTCGKGYKKRSLKCLSHDGGVLSHESCDPLKKPKHFIDFCTMAECS from the exons ATGCAGCGAGCTGTACCCGAGGGGTTCGGAAGGCGCAAGCTGGGCAGCGACATGGGGAACGCGGAGCGGGCTCCGGGTTCTCGGAGCTTTGGGCCCGTACCCACGCTGCTGCTGCTCGCCGCGGCGCTACTGGCCGTGTCGGACGCACTCGGGCGCCCCTCCGAGGAGGACGAGGAGCTAGTGGTGCCGGAGCTGGAGCGCGCCCCGGGACAAGGGACCACGCGCCTCCGCCTGCACGCCTTTGACCAGCAGCTGGATCTGGAGCTGCGGCCCGACAGCAGCTTTTTGGCGCCCGGCTTCACGCTCCAGAACGTGGGGCGCAAATCCGGGTCCGAGACGCCGCTTCCGGAACCCGACCTGGCGCACTGCTTCTACTCCGGCACCGTGAATGGCGATCCCAGCTCAGCTGCCGCCCTCAGCCTCTGCGAGGGCGTGCGCGGCGCCTTCTACCTGCTGGGGGAGGCGTATTTCATCCAGCCGCTGCCCGCCGCCAGCGAGCGCCTCGCCACCGCCGCCCCAGGGGAGAAGCCGCCGGCACCACTACAGTTTCACCTCCTGCGGCGGAATCGGCAGGGCGACGTCGGCGGCACGTGCGGGGTCGTGGACGACGAGCCCCGGCCGACTGGGAAAGCGGAGACCGAAGATGAGGACGAAGGGACTGAGGGCGAGGACGAAGGGGCTCAGTGGTCGCCGCAGGACCCGGCACTGCAAGGCGTAGGACAGCCCACAG gaacTGGAAGCATAAGAAAGAAGCGATTTGTGTCCAGTCACCGCTATGTGGAAACCATGCTTGTGGCAGACCAGTCGATGGCAGAATTCCACGGCAGTGGTCTAAAGCATTACCTTCTCACCTTGTTTTCGGTGGCAGCCAGATTGTACAAACACCCCAGCATTCGTAATTCAGTTAGCCTGGTGGTGGTGAAGATCTTGGTCATCCACGATGAACAGAAGGGGCCGGAAGTGACCTCCAATGCTGCCCTCACTCTGCGGAACTTTTGCAACTGGCAGAAGCAGCACAACCCACCCAGTGACCGGGATGCAGAGCACTATGACACAGCAGTTCTTTTCACCAGACAG GACTTGTGTGGGTCCCAGACATGTGATACTCTTGGGATGGCTGATGTTGGAACTGTGTGTGATCCGAGCAGAAGCTGCTCCGTCATAGAAGATGATGGTTTACAAGCTGCCTTCACCACAGCCCATGAATTAG GCCACGTGTTTAACATGCCACATGATGATGCAAAGCAGTGTGCCAGCCTTAATGGTGTGAACCAGGATTCCCACATGATGGCGTCAATGCTTTCCAACCTGGACCACAGCCAGCCTTGGTCTCCTTGCAGTGCCTACATGATTACATCATTTCTGGATAATGGTCATG GGGAATGTTTGATGGACAAGCCTCAGAATCCCATACAGCTCCCAGGCGATCTCCCTGGCACCTCTTACGATGCCAACCGGCAGTGCCAGTTTACATTTGGGGAGGACTCCAAACACTGCCCCGATGCAGCCAGCACATGTAGCACCTTGTGGTGTACCGGCACCTCTGGCGGGGTGCTGGTGTGCCAAACCAAACACTTCCCGTGGGCAGATGGCACCAGCTGTGGAGAAGGGAAATGGTGTATCAACGGCAAGTGTGTGAACAAAACCGACAGAAAGCATTTTGAT ACGCCTTTTCATGGAAGCTGGGGAATGTGGGGGCCTTGGGGAGACTGTTCGAGAACGTGCGGTGGAGGAGTCCAGTACACGATGAGGGAATGTGACAACCCAGTCCCAAAGAATGGAGGGAAGTACTGTGAAGGCAAACGAGTGCGCTACAGATCCTGTAACCTTGAGGACTGTCCAGACAATAATG GAAAAACCTTTAGAGAGGAACAATGTGAGGCACACAACGAGTTTTCAAAAGCTTCCTTTGGGAGTGGGCCTGCAGTGGAATGGATTCCCAAGTACGCTGGTGTCTCACCAAAGGACAGGTGCAAGCTCATCTGCCAAGCCAAAGGCATTGGCTACTTCTTCGTTTTGCAGCCCAAG GTTGTAGATGGTACTCCATGTAGCCCAGATTCCACCTCTGTCTGTGTGCAAGGACAGTGTGTAAAAGCTGGTTGTGATCGCATCATAGACTCCAAAAAGAAGTTTGATAAATGTGGTGTTTGTGGGGGAAATGGATCTACTTGTAAGAAAATATCAGGATCAGTTACTAGTGCAAA ACCTGGATATCATGATATCATCACAATTCCAACTGGAGCCACCAACATCGAAGTGAAACAGCGGAACCAGAGGGGATCCAGGAACAATGGCAGCTTTCTTGCCATCAAAGCTGCTGATGGCACGTATATTCTTAATGGTGACTACACTTTGTCCACCTTAGAGCAAGACATTATGTACAAAGGTGTTGTTTTGAGGTACAGCGGCTCTTCTGCGGCATTGGAAAGAATTCGCAGCTTTAGCCCTCTCAAAGAGCCCTTGACCATCCAGGTTCTTACTGTGGGCAATGCCCTTCGACCTAAAATTAAATACACCTACTTcgtaaagaagaagaaggaatctTTCAATGCTATCCCCACTTTTTCAGCATGGGTCATTGAAGAGTGGGGCGAATGTTCTAAGTCATGTGAATTGGGTTGGCAGAGAAGACTGGTAGAATGCCGAGACATTAATGGACAGCCTGCTTCCGAGTGTGCAAAGGAAGTGAAGCCAGCCAGCACCAGACCTTGTGCAGACCATCCCTGCCCCCAGTGGCAGCTGGGGGAGTGGTCATCATGTTCTAAGACCTGTGGGAAGGGTTACAAAAAAAGAAGCTTGAAGTGTCTGTCCCATGATGGAGGAGTGTTATCTCATGAGAGCTGTGATCCTTTAAAGAAACCTAAACATTTCATAGACTTTTGCACAATGGCAGAATGCAGTTAA